Sequence from the Ailuropoda melanoleuca isolate Jingjing chromosome 10, ASM200744v2, whole genome shotgun sequence genome:
TCACAATCCTTTAAGTCACAGGGACAACTCTTGGCCAGGATCAGCTTTGTGGGCATGCGAAGGGGCTCAGGCTTACAAAAGCCCTGCGTTTGGTTCAGTGCTctgctttctccatcttcaaattCCTTATACTTCTAAACAAGgtgcttcatttatttctgcatatACAGATCTTGTGTACAAAGCCATAAAGCATTTTTAACACAAGGAACTATCAGTTCCTCATCTCATTGCACTTTTACCAGTGAAAAATGAATCAAACAGATTAGGCTGGAAACAATTAGGCTGAGATGAAAATGAGCccaatttttaatagaaattaaattttaagggCACAGTGATATCGTGCTtcaggggtatttttttttttttttggatatctgtgttttcttctttctgtctcgATTGATCAGAGTACTTTGAGAGAGCAAAATGTGGCTTGCTAGACATTTCAAACCAAACATACAGATTATCTATATAGAGGTTAGTAGAGGGATttgatattttgttgttgttgttgaagtgAGAACAGCTGGGTGCAGACCAAGGTGTGGGATAATCCTGTGTCTGTTCTGCTGAGGACGGCTCGTGCCAGCCCTACGCACAAGTGCGAAGATGGTGAGGCTCCTCGCTCTATCTCCTCTTTCAACATCCCTTTAGCCTCTTCTGTTTGTACTCCTTCCTCTTCATCCTAAAAATGGTTAGATTTCtggaaaaattatatgtaaattctCTGCCAACATGATTTGAACCAAAAATCTACACCCCATTTCTGTGTGGTTTGTTCTCAGTTGACTGTCATGGTTAGAAAACTCTCTGGTAATTTCACACGCCTGCGAAATTATTAGCTGGTACCGACCGAGGGTGTGGATTCTCCGTAGGGTGCCCTACTGGCATATTTGAAGGCCTTCAGTTGTCCCTCGCAGAGAGCTGCCGCTGCGTCTGTTGTGTGATAGGTGCCCTTCATGGCCACGTGGGGCTGGGACACCACCCCTGCAACTAACCCTTTAGTTCGTGCTGAACTGGATGAGTTCAGTAGTCGTCCAGGCTATGATTCAGACCTCGTCACACTGTCCCACTTACAGCAGATGCTAAGGTACAGAAAGGTAATGGACTTTCCATAACCCCAATActtcttcccccacccttctTGCTGACTTTGCTTCCTAGgtcactgagaaaacagaagtaattATGAGAGGACTTTCACAAGCTCCCAGTACATCTCTCATTTGCCAGCAACTGCGCTCCCACGTACTGtctgcctgccctccttcctAATGATTGATTGTCCATGTTCCGTTTAAGGTCACTGGATCCCATCATCAGTCACCTGCCCAAAGTCATCCCTCCAGCAATTCACCCCTCTCTTCTGGATCATTCCCATCAGCATACAAATAGGCCGTTATTTCTCTTATCTTATGTACAACAATGAAAAACATTCTCTCTCTTGACCCCACTTCCTGCTCAGGCTACtattcatttctatttccctTCACATCAAAACTCCTTGAAAAGCTTACTTGTGCttgcttttctaatttcttgcCTTTCATTTCCCCTCAACCTACTTTAGTCAAGTATTTGTTCCCAATCACTCTACTAAAACTGCTCCTGTCATGTTCACTAGTGACCTCCACGCTGCTCAACCCCACGGTTTATTCTCAGACTTCACAGCACCTGACATGTCATCCACATTTGAGACAGTTCATCACTCCCTTCTCCTTGaacactttcttcacttggcttccaggacATGATGCTTCGGGTTTTCTTCCTACCTCACTAAGCTGCTCCTTCTCTTGTCCTTTGCTGGTTCTTCCCCTGTTCTCTTAACAATGGAGTACTCCAAGGAAAGGTCCTCCCAGAATTTTTCCTCTGAATCTACTTACTGCCTTGGCCATCTCATctagtctcatggctttaaatatcatctgTAGGTGACATACTCTCAAATCTTTCTCTCTAGCCCAGACCTCCTTCTTGGACTCTAGACTCAGCCAACTATTTATTCTGCTTCAGTGTCTAGTAGGCATCTCACACTCAACCCTGATCTCCCCTTCCAAGTCTGCTCTTGTTCCACTTCCCCCCCAGTCTATTCTCACTAGGCTGGCCAATGTGATTCTGTTGAGTTTATTGAAGAGGGTAGATCACAGCACGCTTCCCTTTAAAACTCCCCAGTGGCTTCTGGTCACTCTCAGTGTAAAAGTCAAAGACCTTACCATGACTTATTAGGCCCCACCCAATCTGCCTCAAATTCGCTTTGCCTTCTCTCCCTAGCGCTCATTCTGTAGCAGCCATGCTGCCTTCTAGCTGTTCCTGCCCAAAAGCCttctcatttgcttttctctctgctcctccagaTTGCTCATTCCCCAGATGTCTGCATGGATTGTTCCTTTGCTTCCTTCAGATCTCTGTTTAAACATTACCTTCTCATTCAGGCCTTCTTTGACCATCCTATTGAAGTGACAACCCCCCGTCCTACCCACCGTCCCTAATTTATCTCTCTCCGTGGTGACACTCTAACTCcaggtttttctgttttattttgttatcgGTCTCTCTCACCCCGGAATGTAAGTTCTGTGAGGGATGGCCTCTGTTACCTGATGTATCGCTGGTGCTCAGGTCAGCACCTGGAgccatggtaggtgctcaatacatactTGTTAAATGCATGAGGATTTCTCTTTCTACCAAAGAACATGGCCTGCACATGATCTCCAGAGAACCAGGTTTCTATGATATGGATCAGATCGAGGATCCGTCTGTTAGCTCTTCTTTACAGTGTCGCAGGGACTCCCGTGTTAGTGTGGTGGGTAGAGCTTTGGCTACGAGTCCCTTGCTGTCCAGTCAAACCATTCACACTTGCCCTTTCGGCTAACCTGTGAGATTCAAATACTGTGCCACACTTGTACTATTTGTTCCTGGGTATTCTTTTTACTCCATAATTAGTATGCATCTTTGTCTTCCACGAAATgcctctttttaaatgttattgaaaGATGGAGCTGATAAATTATTTGTTGCAATAAAATAGCCTTCAAGAGGGACGTAGCATCTCTTGCATTTATTCTACTTTCTAGTCATATTAAATaacttcacatttaaaataaataatcgcTGTCCACCACAATAATCCACCTTGCTTTCATCAGAGGTTGTGGCAAAAAGTGAATTCTGGAAACACCGATGTGGACAGTCACAACCCACTCTCATGCTGAGAATAATTTCTGGCTGCTTCTGGAGAAACAGTGCCTAACTCAACAGGGCAAGGCATCAGATTTGAATAAATCTGAGGAAATAGTTGAGAACACAAAATTTCATTCTCCCAGTTCTGacacagaaagggagaaactgCCCACAGTTATtcatcctccccctccccatttatTCCAataagaaacacagagaaatttGTAAACTTTATTCACAATGCAGAGGTTGAGATGAGTAAAACAGCTGGCAGTGGCATCTTGCTTCtgagtttaatttataaaaatatgagtgagcacaattttctgtatttcatttggGGAATGATGATGAGGGtcttaaattataaaacttccaACTTTGATGTCATTTATCACAATACCGTCTAGAATTCCGGAAATGTTCTGTCAGGGGTGATTTGGGTATTTTTGGACTTGACATTTGATAGAAGTTGGGTAACCGAATATCGTAGTGATATGTTTTTCCTGTATATACCCTGTCATTCAAGGCATAGAGTTTATCTGCAATGTCACTGCCAATTAAAACGGAAAACAGGCGGGAGATGTAACGATGCTGAGCGAAGagcaaatataatttctttctcctccaaGACACATATCGACAATCAGTTTCTGCTGTGAGGGTTacctaaaaaaaatgtaaggccACATGAAAAACAGAGATTAGGAAGCAAGAGAAGTTCTgcctccttgttttgttttgggttttttttttttgccctaattttaaataaatttcacttgCTGCTTTCTTAGGTTAAAAAAGCTCACTGACTCACAATATATTgtaaaaatggagagaaactACAAAATGTCTTGCTACATATACCATGAACAATCACAACATTGTGCCCATTTCCAATTTATCTCTTCAAAATCTGGGTATCTATATTTTGCCTTTTACTGAAGGGAGGGCTACTtgatactaaaaaataataaagttggcTAATGTTAGAGAAGTATTTCCAAGTCAGTCCCAAAGACTGCAGACATTTAACTCTAATTGTTTCTGCAGCACAAAATAGAATTTACCTATTTTGCGTATGTATATGAATTTGTATTTGCATACACACATGTCACATGTATTCATCGTAGGAAAACAATATGCCATAATAGAATCCACTGAAGTGATTATCTTTCGAAATTATCAGACACAGCAGCAGGGTAGTGACAGGAAgcttagcaatttttttttttttgctagaaaacaactaaaatctattagaatcttaaattttaagaatCACTCATTTTGAGCGACAGTAATCAGCAAGAGTCAACCAGAGCTGGGAAGTCATGCATGCTGCAAAGTACATTCcaaacttaaatataaattattgctCTGTCATCTGCTGTTctgtttgtttgcctgtttttaaacaaatgtctATCTCTTTGGAAGAGGCAGTGTTCATTCTGTGAGCTAGTTGTCCCTTACCTGAAAAATGCCTTCCTCTGTGGGTCTCAGTGAGTCCCATTCAGGAGAATCCAGGAACTGGAAGGGGAAAATGTAATGCAGAAATTCGCCATCAACTGTCACTCTGATCCTACCCAAACACAAAGAACATTATTtatgagagaaggagaaagcaagcCCATAATTGGAGGCAAGGGGAGGGAGCGGTATTTCAGATCTCTGGTGGCCTTCATGGCCTTTAAAATTTGGTaggataaaatattaatttcatacaTTATAGTAATGACAAAATCTATAAGATTCATGTACTAATGTTCCTCACACAGTTcggattctggagtcctgggtggCATTCGTCAGATCATGCTTCGAGGTGTACATTGATGGTATGTGCCCCtttgtgtgtatttattataCTTCAAGACAAAGTTTCAATGCCCTCAATCAGATTTTCAATTAAGTAGGAAAACACTGAAGAACATAAAGGAGTACCACTATAAATACCTCTGTAGactaaatatttaaactttttaaaggcATGAATAATCACATTATTGTTTCCTCCCCCAAACTTTTTGTTTTCGaagtttatatacataaaaatatacatataaaaaatatatatggtgcACCCCCTGCTTCTAGCAAGTGGGCAATTCTAGAATTTACTGAAGAAAATTGATCATTATAAAACTTAAATGTTCTCTATTACTTAAAAGAATGCCCTATCAGAGTCTATTTAAAGTACTTTGCATGCCAACATAAGTATTCTATTAATTCATGCTGGCATCATCCTCTTGACTCTCAGTGATTAGCTTGGAAACACATAGCATATCCAGACAAACCCATTTGTACATTTGATTTCTAAGAAGAAATATTAAGGCTCTAGATTATATCCTGCTTCAAGTAAATAATAGTATGTACTCTAAATGCCTATGTCCATGACTCACGTACACGTCAAGGGGTTTCTCATGCCTCACGGTGCTAAAAACCGCCCAGGACTATGCTATGCTGAGATGGAAAACTGTAACAGAAAGAAACACCAGCTAGTAACTAGTTCAGAGGCACTAACCAATATAGAGCAAGCACCAAGAGTACAAACCTTCCCGAAACAAGCAGAGAGAGTTTATCAATGGAGGTTTTCCCCTGCATGGCGTAACAGTGTTCCTTTTCCAAAGTAACCACTTCAGAGCTCAGAGCAATTGTTCTGAAGACGGGTAGAGAGGTCCCCAGGGGCTGGAAAAGGGAGCTGTACAAGAGCTGGAATTCTCGGGAAAAAGTTATACTGCGAACTTGATACGCAATGTGAACAAACTGCATGAAGCAGATGACAAACAGTACAAAATTCCAGGAATATATGTCGGCTGCACAGACATCTACCCAAGCCCAGACAGCAGAGCAGAGAAAACCCAGCCCCAGCAAACTGAAGACGTACAGGAGCCCGAAGAATCCACTGCCGCCCATGAAACCTACTACAAATAAAATACTGGCAAGATGATAAATGGCTCCTTCGGCCTCTTGCTTCCAGGTGGTGCAGACTGGGTGTTCATCTATCAGGTTCTTCCATAGACTTGAATTTCTCTCCATGGCTGTCCTACTGTCTGGTTCACTTTTCAGCTGACATTAGATGATACTGAAGCAAGTAATTACTTAAGTCCTTTGCTTTTCCATCATCAGAGTTTCGCTACATCTTTATAAAACCAGAGACAGCCTGGACACTGGAGTTGTAGTGACTCAGGGTTTCGTGTGTATGGATCTTGGAAAAACTAAAAATCCCATGCTAGCTTCTTTAAGTTCATCTGGGCTCCTGATTCAGATCTGGGCTCCTGATTCAGATCTAGTCCACAAATAATTTGTGGTTtcctggacaaaaaaaaaaagaaggatctaATTAAACAAGGAAAATGGAGAGGTATATTTAAATGAGTCACCAGCATTACTATTCAAGTTGCTATCCTATTTTCTATGAAGTTAGAATATTTTAAGTACAAATGCTGTTAAGTTTCtaggatataaaaatgtatattttagggttatgcttaataataataataaattatttactgaaattttagtattttttagaaTTAGCTAACTACATATCTTTCTAGAAAGCTAGGTGCTATAATCAAATTGTCTTCATAATAATAGCTCAGTGCCTCAGAATCTCTTGGGACAGTGACTAAAAATGCAGACTCATAGGCTGTGTGCAGGCATACTGAGGAAGACTCTCTGAGGGTGGGGCCTATGTGTTCGTATTGACAATCCCCCCAACATGGTTCTGAAGCATCAATCTATGGCCTTTCATGGCCCACGCTCTGAGAGATACTGTTTGACAATGTTATACACTCTTTACAGATGAAGCATTCGAGGCTTAGAGAGGCCAAGTAATTTATCCCAGGTCGTACAGTGGTCGGGGTAGAGCAGAACTTCCGTACGTAAGCCTGTACATTGGATCCAATCATGTGACCTCTCATGAAAGAGATTTTGAATTAGGCACTGTAAGGAGCCctcataaaacaataaacatgacAATCACATAATTaggagtcagattttttttttaaagattttatttatttatttgatagagatagagacagccagcgagagagggaacacaagcagggggagtgggagaggaagaagcaggctcatagcagaggagcctgatgtggggctcgatcccacaacgccgggatcacgccctgagccgaaggcagacgcccaaccgctgtgccacccaggggccccaggagtCAGATTTTAATAGCACAGAGTAGACTATGAGTATGTTTCGTGAATTAGATCAAAATTGTTTGAGAAATACAAATTCAGATCTACCTTAGTGTATTAGAGGCTATTCAAGTTAAAGTCTGCACCCGTATAActaaataaatagtattaaaCTTCCTGCTACTTACACATTTATTTACCAGATGGTCAAAAAATGTTACCAACTTGTTCCTCTGCACATATATTCTCTACCCTTTGAGCCATATGGTAAAAATGCTAATGTGTGATCTGAGTCAGGAGAGATTTAACCAGGATGACAGAGCTGTAGGATATGTATCATTTATCCCCAGGTTTCTTAACAATAAATAGTTTCAATGTGAAGCATTCATTAGATTGGATTTTTAAACCATAACATTCAGAAGCCTTGAACTTAAGTGCtatatttagtgtttttatttttgagatagaTCATTTCCAGAACACCTGTTAATAAAATATCGGATATCACAGATCTTgtctcataggaaaaaaaaatacacacagagagGTGAAAATGACTTAGCTGAAGTAAAAAAGGGAACAGTATAATCACCAACAGaagtagaaatggaaataaaggaGCCACTGTTTTTGGGAGTTCCTGGTTCTTCATCCTGGATACTCATTCTTTTCTCAGCACGTAATGACTTTGAGAGCATCACCagatgaatcattaaaaaaagaaaaaatatataacacagaCCTATAACATATCTTGCTATTTGTACTTAAGCTACTTTCAGATGCATTTTAAACATCCCATGCCCCCTAATTCCTGCCTCCCCCCATCACTCTGTGACATGATGCGATTCGGGACAGACCAGCACCCTGAACATGTTTACTTCCTCCTCTTTAAACACAACACAAAATGATATACTACTGGATATtcacaacaaacaaacaaaaaatggttttaaatacaATGAGTAGTGAGAACTGCAGAATACCAGACTGCaaatgtcagtctccctgctgtttcacttttaaaacgaggatattttaaattaatcagtTCCTCCGGATACCTAACATAGCCACTGAAGCCAATATTAAAAAGCACTGCTGGCAGAGCTCTGAACTTTGGTTTGAACTTCCTTAAAAATTTATACTCCTCAACAAAATGTTTAAACGATGCTAACAGAGAAAGGCCGTGTAAAACCGTTGTGGCAATGCGGAAGGGAGCTTCTGGGAATCTTGTCCCCCGATGATCTGAACTTGGGGGATAGACTGGGCCACGTGCATTCCAGGAGGGTGACCCATGATGATCATCAGAAGAACTGTGCTTCCGGCCCCTTCCAGCGGCTTCTGTTTCAAGAAGCAGCTACCAAATCATCTTCCTATCCTTGATACTGTATCACTCAACACAGCAACACAGAGTGCTGACTTGCCCTGATTAAATTACTCCACACCCAGCCCTTCTCCACTTGGTGTGTTTCTATTCAGTCACCAAAACAGATGTATTTTATTAGAAGAGAAAGAACTGACAGGGGCAGGTGACGGGCATGAGTGTTCCTCTGCTATGTGCCAGCAGCACTCGATGACTGAACGTGATTCATCAACCAGCTGCCTGCTTGAAAGGCCTGTAGGCCTTAAGTCATGTTTTTGggtaaataaatgttgaaatgcCAAAGTGGCACGATGGATTTCTGCGGCGATAAAGCCCATCTTCCCCGCAAGAGAAATTAGCACACGGAGATACAAACGATGGAGACAAAATTAAGTGCAAATAAACACAATGATTCCCAGCTCCCCCCTTTTTACTCCTTAGGCTGTAAGACCCTGAGTTATAGAGGAATAAGGACATTTAAAAGAAGGTACAAGGATGTTCCATGAAATATGATGGAGCCTTGGGACCAACTGATTCAGACTAGCTTAAAAATTGCGTTTATCTGTTCACAacttatacatttattatctcattgtaTCACATTTGTTGCCATGAGGGAGGCAAAATCTAAATCATCATGCCCTGcttacaaatgagaaaagcagGGCACAAGATCAGCTAAGTAACTGGCCTGAGGTAAGAAAGGCAGGAAGTCCCAGGTAGGAGTACCTGTCCACTCAGTGCCATGTCCTCGCCACCAGGCAGGGCCACCTTTCAAGGCTGTGAATCAGATATGAATGTTTTGGGAGACAGTGGGATATTCTGTCAGTACTGGTTTGCCAGGAAAATAGTAATCCTAACACTGAATATGTAAGACCTGCCATATCCACGTGTACCACTCAATCCATAATGCTCACCGTCGAGCCAGGGAAATAGACCTAGAAGGCCACTCGTGAAATAATTTGCTATATTATTATTCAACACTGGCTGACTTCCCCTCCTAGCTTCTGAAACTCTTAAGGGGCAAAGAcaaatgtttttgtatttctggCACTCGGTGAACACTGAGTGAATACACTGGTATCCAGGAGCAAGCACTCTGCCTTCTCCATGCCTACTCTCTACCTGATTTAATGGATGTTCTAACATCTTCTTCACCCAGGGAAAAAGAAGTAGGCAATATCCCAATATCCAAGGCagtttggtaaaaaaaaaaaaaaatcactaaggaGGTGGGACACTACTTATTTAAATGTCTGGCACAGCTCCAAATTCATAGGGGAATCCTTTTGTCTTCATAGAAATTGAGTTCCTTAAGAGCAGTTGAATTTTCatctgattaaaaacaacaactctcGTAGCTTGTGATATTGCGTTAGTTTTGGTTGCTAGGCAACCCAGAAGATAAAAATTCCATCAATATTCTACTCATTAATTGGAATAGATCCTAACTTTGGTTTGTGTTCCATATGCAAAATAATCATTTACTTAGAGTTGGTTTGCTCTACTTCTCCTCAAGGAGGTACACTTTACTCAGGACCTACGTGCCAGacgtatttaaaaattatctcacttaatcttaaCAACCCCATAGGACAGGTACTAtatctccatcttacagatgagaaaattgaaacccagagaaggtaagtaaattgttcaaggtcacattGTGAATATTGGGACTAACATTCCACCCAGTTCTGCCTGATTCTGAAGCTCAAAGACTAAACCGCATTTATTATTTGGCTTCCACGGTATCAGTATTTAGAAAATGTAGGCATTCGTTTCCTCCTTCCTACTTCGATGAACTCAGGCATGTTCACTCATCAGTAAAGCAGAGGTAATATCACCTATTCTGTCCATGCTAAAGGGTGCTAGAAGACTCAAACGAGAAGATCTATATTAAAACTTCttggcaaatttaaaaataatatagagatGGCATTGCTGTACTTGTTGCTTGTATTTTACAGAGCTGAGCCTTTTGgagaatttagtttttaaaaagcattctttcaCCCAGAGGATTACAATtgaatacagaaatacaaatgttaCTTTTGGTGGCTAcccaactttaaattttaaattctaaatttactCATTCCTGCAGGGGTGATCTGTTATTCTTCCCTGTGTCCTGACCTCCTACGGCTGGTAGGGTACTCCCATAACCAACCCACCCTTGAGTCTTTACTTCCCAATGGTACCAGGCTGGTAGGGTACTCCCATAACCAACCCACCCTTGAGTCTTTACTTCCCAATGGTACCAGGCTGGTAGGGGTACTCCCATAACCAACCCACCCTTGAGTCTTTACTTCCCAATGGCCAAGAAGCCAGTCTCTGGAAGACAACAATGTTGTTCTGCTCCAGATTAGTGTTTAGTGCTTCCCAGCAGGTATCCTCAAATCACTGATGTGTCACCCGGGTGGCTTGTTCGAATGTCCCTTCCCCAGCACCACCCCAGAATTACTGAGCCAGGAAGGGACCCAGGAAGATGCCCTTCTAATAAGCTCCCAGTTGATTCTTACGCACACACTAACGTTTGAGGGCCATTGTTTTATGTTGTTCCTGCATGATTTCTGAATTATCCTTGTTTGTTTGCAGGACCTCAGCTTTGTTCATTCCTGGCTGACCACTGGCTGTCCTGCTATGCTGATGACTCTTGTGCTTCTGAGCCCTCACTGTCTGCCTGGGGCAGCAGTGCTGGTGGCAGCGCTCCATTCTGTGTCTAGTCGGTTCAGTTCACACTGTTACTTAAAAGAAAGGTTCTAGTCTTAGCTGTGCCCCTAaatagctgtgtgattttaaTCTTACTAGACCTGTTTCCTCATTGGGAAAACGGAAGTGTTGGACAAAATGGGAGGTCCCTTTTGGCTCTAAAATAACATGACTCTATGTGATAAGGAATGGAAGATTTTTCCTAGCATGGGTTAAAATATAGAGCTGAGTAGTAGAACTGAATTTAGACTGCCGATCTTAACACCAGGTTTACAACTGGGGCCCCACTCTAGAGACGACTTATTTAAGTACTTACAGACTGTGGTGGGGCTCAGGCATTGGCATTTTCTGAAGTGTAACCAGGCTGAGAACTATTAGGTGGTGAGGTTGAGAGACACCAGAACAGTCTGTAGGGTAAAGGtctaattttaattcttattttgaagGAGCTGGAAAGGCACATT
This genomic interval carries:
- the POPDC3 gene encoding popeye domain-containing protein 3, with the protein product MERNSSLWKNLIDEHPVCTTWKQEAEGAIYHLASILFVVGFMGGSGFFGLLYVFSLLGLGFLCSAVWAWVDVCAADIYSWNFVLFVICFMQFVHIAYQVRSITFSREFQLLYSSLFQPLGTSLPVFRTIALSSEVVTLEKEHCYAMQGKTSIDKLSLLVSGRIRVTVDGEFLHYIFPFQFLDSPEWDSLRPTEEGIFQVTLTAETDCRYVSWRRKKLYLLFAQHRYISRLFSVLIGSDIADKLYALNDRVYTGKTYHYDIRLPNFYQMSSPKIPKSPLTEHFRNSRRYCDK